A single Mangrovimonas sp. YM274 DNA region contains:
- a CDS encoding UDP-glucose 6-dehydrogenase, protein MTIKNICCIGAGYVGGPTMAVIAQKNPNVKVTVVDLNNARIAAWNDEDLSKLPVYEPGLDKVVEEARGRNLFFSTEVDKAIEEAEMVFISVNTPTKTYGEGKGMAADLKYVELCARQIARVAKGDKIVVEKSTLPVRTAQAVKSILANTGNGHKFSILSNPEFLAEGTAVEDLQSPDRVLIGGEDTPEGKEAMQALVDIYASWVPREQILTTNVWSSELSKLVANAFLAQRVSSINAISELCEATEADVEEVSRAIGKDSRIGPKFLKASVGFGGSCFQKDILNLVYISKSLGLNEVANYWEQVIIMNDYQKYRFAKKIITTLYNTIADKKIAFLGWAFKKDTNDTRESAAIYVAEHLLQEQANIVVYDPKVTEEQIYSDLEYLGTLSSEEIKNRVTVVDNPYDAMNQAHALAVLTEWDEFKTYEWDKVYENMMKPAFVFDGRRLLDVEELSGVGFKVYTIGK, encoded by the coding sequence ATGACAATAAAAAATATATGCTGTATTGGGGCTGGTTATGTTGGTGGTCCTACCATGGCTGTAATTGCCCAAAAAAATCCTAATGTAAAAGTAACGGTTGTAGATCTTAATAACGCTAGGATTGCAGCTTGGAATGACGAGGATTTGTCAAAATTACCAGTGTATGAACCTGGTTTGGATAAAGTAGTAGAAGAGGCAAGAGGAAGAAATCTCTTTTTTTCTACTGAAGTAGATAAGGCTATTGAAGAAGCTGAAATGGTGTTCATTTCTGTAAACACCCCAACCAAGACTTATGGTGAAGGAAAAGGAATGGCCGCCGATTTAAAATACGTGGAATTGTGTGCACGTCAAATTGCTAGAGTAGCCAAAGGCGATAAGATTGTTGTTGAGAAGTCAACACTTCCGGTAAGAACAGCTCAAGCAGTAAAAAGTATTTTGGCAAATACTGGAAATGGACATAAATTTTCGATTTTATCCAATCCTGAATTTTTAGCAGAAGGAACAGCCGTTGAAGATTTGCAATCTCCAGACAGAGTCCTGATTGGAGGAGAAGATACTCCTGAAGGTAAGGAAGCAATGCAAGCTTTGGTTGATATCTATGCTAGTTGGGTGCCAAGAGAACAGATTTTAACAACTAATGTATGGTCTTCTGAATTGTCTAAATTGGTAGCTAATGCTTTCTTAGCTCAGCGTGTGTCTTCTATTAACGCCATTTCGGAATTATGCGAAGCTACCGAAGCAGACGTAGAAGAAGTATCTAGAGCTATTGGGAAAGACTCTAGAATTGGACCTAAGTTTTTGAAAGCTTCTGTTGGTTTTGGTGGCTCTTGTTTTCAAAAGGATATTTTAAATTTGGTGTACATCTCAAAATCTCTTGGTCTAAATGAGGTGGCTAATTATTGGGAACAGGTCATCATCATGAATGACTACCAAAAGTACCGTTTTGCGAAAAAGATCATCACAACTTTATATAACACAATTGCAGACAAAAAGATTGCATTTTTGGGGTGGGCCTTTAAAAAGGATACCAATGATACTCGAGAAAGTGCCGCAATTTATGTCGCAGAACATTTACTTCAAGAGCAAGCCAATATTGTGGTGTATGATCCTAAGGTTACAGAAGAACAAATCTATTCCGATTTGGAATATTTAGGAACGTTGTCTTCCGAAGAAATAAAAAATAGAGTAACAGTAGTTGATAATCCATACGACGCTATGAACCAAGCTCATGCCTTGGCTGTATTGACAGAGTGGGATGAGTTTAAAACTTACGAATGGGACAAGGTATATGAGAACATGATGAAGCCCGCATTTGTGTTTGATGGACGCCGATTGTTGGATGTTGAGGAATTATCTGGCGTAGGTTTCAAGGTATACACTATTGGTAAATAA